A stretch of Besnoitia besnoiti strain Bb-Ger1 chromosome III, whole genome shotgun sequence DNA encodes these proteins:
- a CDS encoding hypothetical protein (encoded by transcript BESB_044750) produces MGSDTLMRRCYIRPLYLVPAGFLSTLSLQTLTASRRKMGLFVFVCLLLRSTLGVTVCDVPSSWRRKHVTFHAFLPVLTSSIGSLLAVLPTVPCFSECYTGSWSRCNSELSTESSSAYQHISYLISQATSERGSATQEDLQLLRFCLGTGYLVACIGDNPTLSGQGFARSDEADRARLSKLCDDGVIDGRDPPEYRRAGSLGVTEVACTQHLQKFGLHRRGVVRYDACKLYEEWARADYVPRGSYAIPLISLGVTAAVFLSNQLSKRLGS; encoded by the exons ATGGGCTCAGATACACTCATGCGACGGTGCTACATTCGACCTCTCTACCTTGTGCCGGCTGGATTTCTCTCCACTCTGTCTCTGCAAACACTGACCGCATCCAGGCGAAAAATGGGACTCTTCGTTTTCGTTTGTTTGCTGCTTCGCTCCACCTTGGGCG TCACCGTTTGCGATGTACCAAGTTCCTGGCGCAGGAAGCACGTCACTTTCCATGCTTTTCTGCCAGTGCTTACG TCCAGCATTGGTTCTCTTTTGGCTGTTTTGCCGACTGTGCCGTGTTTTTCAGAGTGCTACACGGGTTCATGGAGTCGCTGCAACTCTGAGTTGTCCACTGAATCGTCGTCGGCGTACCAGCACATTTCATATTTGATCTCTCAGGCGACGAGCGAGCGAGGTTCTGCCACGCAGGAGGATCTTCAGCTTCTCCGGTTTTGTCTGGGAACGGGATACCTTGTCGCGTGCATAGGCGACAACCCCACACTCAGTGGCCAGGGCTTCGCGagaagcgacgaggcagatCGGGCTCGACTTTCGAAACTATGCGACGACGGAG TCATCGACGGCAGAGATCCCCCGGAGTATCGCCGAGCAGGGAGCCTCGGGGTCACTGAGGTTGCCTGCACGCAGCATCTTCAAAAGTTCGGTCTCCACAGACGCGGCGTCGTGAGGTACGACGCATGCAA GTTGTACGAGGAGTGGGCACGGGCAGACTATGTCCCTCGGGGCAGCTACGCCATCCCGCTGATTTCTCTAGGGGTGACAGCTGCAGTATTTCTCTCAAACCAGCTTTCGAAGCGCCTGGGGTCTTAA
- a CDS encoding ATPase/histidine kinase/DNA gyrase B/HSP90 domain-containing protein (encoded by transcript BESB_044740), producing the protein MSSTPIRPMTIKRLLQLEPANEASLLKGAEWIREELPVRLSHRLYDFHRLPFIAVTNPLVHSVYETYVATFDRMRRLAPLRTVDDMKAFVALVEKERSTHDRTVDSMGQGVRQLRGVCRDIDLNSFLERFFYFRIGRRVMIDQLVHLQHKQEGWQGIIHLNCHAAKIIEQRSKDVRESCRHSYGLAPPVVISGNTDMKFATIPDHLALIVTEILKNALRATVEFHTMGNSLVDAATRGLIQEDEDLPEVKVEVYKGKREVVIKISDKGGGVPPHKLQDIWSFGYSTVGDSNTKIQGNSAGLGTNFIRSDMAGYGFGLPLARAFARYFGGDIHVQSHFGIGTDVYITLNHIGDKEEALYYEERPELRPEHKAAD; encoded by the exons ATGAGCTCGACGCCGATTCGGCCGATGACCATCAAACGCCTCCTCCAACTCGAGCCTGCAAACGAGGCATCGCTCCTCAAAGG AGCGGAATGGATTCGCGAGGAGCTGCCGGTGCGTCTCTCCCATCGCCTCTACGACTTCCACCGTTTGCCGTTCATTGCAGTGACAAATCCACTCGTGCATTCTGTTTACGAGACCTACGTGGCGACCTTCGACCGCATGCGTCGCTTGGCTCCCCTGCGGACAGTCGATGACATGAAGGCCTTTGTTGC GCTCGTCGAGAAGGAGCGATCCACGCACGACCGCACGGTGGATTCGATGGGGCAGGGCGTGCGGCAGCTCCGAGGCGTGTGCCGCGACATCGATCTGAACTCCTTTCTCGAAAGATTTTTCTACTTCCGCATTGGCCGCAGAGTCATGATTGACCAGCTTGTTCACCTGCAGCACAAGCAG GAGGGCTGGCAAGGCATCATTCACTTGAACTGTCATGCGGCAAAGATCATCGAGCAGCGCAGCAAAGACGTGCGCGAGTCCTGTCGCCACTCGTAcggtctcgcgcctcctgtcgTCATTTCAG GCAACACAGACATGAAGTTCGCCACGATTCCGGATCACCTGGCGCTGATTGTGACCGAAATTCTCAAGAACGCGCTGCGGGCGACAGTCGAGTTCCACACCATGGGCAACTCGCTCGTTGACGCCGCGACCAGAG GGTTGATTCAAGAAGATGAAGATCTGCCTGAAGTGAAAGTCGAAGTCTACAAGGGCAAGCGCGAGGTTGTCATCAAAATCTCCGATAAAG gcggcggcgtgcctcCACACAAGCTTCAGGATATTTGGAGTTTCGG CTATAGCACTGTCGGCGACAGCAACACGAAAATCCAGGGCAACTCAGCTGGCCTCGGCACGAATTTCATCCGCTCCGACATGGCGGGCTACG GCTTTGGGCTTCCTCTTGCTCGAGCCTTCGCGCGCTACTTCGGAGGAGATATTCATGTACAG TCGCACTTCGGGATCGGAACAGACGTATACATCACGTTAAACCACATCGGTGACAAAGAAGAGGCACTCTACTACGAAGAGCGGCCCGAGCTTCGCCCGGAACACAAAGCGGCTGACTGA
- a CDS encoding SFT2 family protein (encoded by transcript BESB_044730), with product MNKPFSDFADNLSFYGSASQQPGGGSKNGDSFGMISLGPSNPAGECDAAPQRAGTASSMQNLIFGKMFDKGGSSEKSTASGFSTTRSSSAFSSFSEKTSWNPLSQTPPRGSMTHASSQHNGRSDSGGSGSQEEQGLLASSMSAVKDSASRILGNAQNVVAATTQSVTETPLSTQHLLVFGLVAGVGVVFMFLAFLTLPLLVFAPSKFALLFTMGSVCFMVSLAMLRGAKALVAHLSEPTRLPFTVAYGLSLVLTLYATLWAKSYVLTLVFSLVQLIALASFLVSYIPGGKHMLKFIGGALWQMVKKACNCKDARDLQLPL from the exons ATGAATAAGCCATTCAGCGATTTTGCGGACAACCTTTCTTTTTACGGCTCTGCGAGCCAGCAGCCGGGGGGCGGCTCAAAGAATGGCGACTCGTTTGGGATGATTTCTTTGGGGCCGAGTAATCCTGCCGGCGAGtgcgacgcagcgcctcaGCGTGCGGGGACTGCATCGAGCATGCAAAATCTCATTTTTGGCAAGATGTTTGACAAGGGGGGGTCGTCGGAGAAGTCAACAGCATCTGGATTCTCCACGACGCGCAGTTCTTCTGCCTTCAGTTCCTTCAGCGAAAAAACTAGCTGGAATCCACTGAGTCAAACTCCGCCGCGGGGGTCAATGACGCACGCCTCTTCGCAGCACAACGGACGGAGCGACTCTGGAGGAAGCGGGTCTCAGGAGGAGCAAGGCCTCCTGGCCTCCAGCATGTCTGCCGTGAAAGACAGCGCGAGTCGCATCTTGGGAAATGCACAAAATGTCGTTGCTGCCACCACGCAGTCTGTCACAGAGACGCCCCTCTCCACGCAGCACTTGCTTGTCTTTGGTCTCGTTGCGGGCGTCGGGGTCGTGTTCAtgttcctcgccttcctcacgCTCCCTCTTCTTGTCTTCGCCCCCTCCAAGTTTGCGCTTCTATTCACCATGGGCTCCGTATGCTTTATGGTCAGCTTGGCGATGCTCCGCGGTGCCAAGGCGCTTGTCGCACACTTGTCCGAGCCCACAAG GCTTCCTTTCACGGTCGCGTATGGCTTGTCGCTGGTCCTGACGCTCTACGCCACGCTGTGGGCGAAGTCGTACGTCCTCACGCTGGTTTTCTCGCTCGTTCAGCTCATTGCCCTTGCCTCGTTCCTCGTCTCCTACATTCCTGGAGGCAAACACATGCTCAAGTTCATCGGCGGGGCGCTCTGGCAAATGGTCAAAAAAGCCTGCAACTGCAAAGATGCCAGGGATCTGCAGCTTCCCCTCTAA
- a CDS encoding calcium binding egf domain-containing protein (encoded by transcript BESB_044760) has product MKRSWLVSSPRPLLFPLVAGLGAVVVQGLSPDLTLYFDPSSRDVPNSRRLSYPWDERSAVRHLAAPPAYVTRVSTTRTNPAAANFRSSDDELAPILRGICSIPAFNPCVPEAQCVPTVPVIGEAACVCPNGSTGDGLASGEGCVDINECATAHNDCDERTTVCINTPGSFRCECKPGYLTAPDGRTCLDIDECQNPALNDCDSKKMTCHNLEGTYKCVCKDPQQIVDPLTKRCRDLNECEDMDSVMNPCEQLCFDRVGGFECGCRQGYTLARDGVSCADIDECADPTLNACDPEGVVSRCQNEVGGYRCLCNIAVGFTDGPDGISCVNLDECARDPYICGGALSCCKDMFPPQRFACTVPLDDALGHTPPLAGVTTQKINNTFGGSPLTSWIPAFLGVENSAILTTPRVLERTPSMTSLEEKGSLDRFSVSTLSSDIHGFNDQEVTPGGPFSGLDEDSLALFEDEDGMMVVGVVAGNRTDDTVRLQLERIRSFGSPGTIQEPTEAALRRLQILTALKPGSPHLPGSQLGPIGGLRFARGATCPAGFRLGGDLYRDKVRNKVKNTFEYLITSNIQTNNDGTRRVVAPQEVAAGVMGNTHIISDEAMKWYNELSNIPASLGSAVQLGNAAADLARDAALQQLVGGAV; this is encoded by the exons ATGAAACGGTCGTGGCTGGTTTCTTCACCTCGGCCTTTGCTGTTTCCTCTCGTGGCAGGCCTGGGGGCGGTTGTGGTGCAAGGCCTTTCTCCGGATCTTACATTGTACTTCGACCCCAGCTCACGAGACGTTCCAAACTCTAGGAGACTTTCCTACCCTTGGGACGAGAGAAGTGCCGTACGCCACTTGGCTGCTCCGCCAGCATACGTGACACGAGTCTCTACAACAAGAACAaaccctgcagcagcgaacTTCCGAAGCTCCGACGATGAACTCGCGCCAATTCTGCGAGGCATCTGCAGCATTCCTGCATTTAACCCGTGTGTCCCCGAAGCGCAGTGCGTACCCACTGTTCCCGTCATTGGGGAGGCAGCGTGTGTCTGCCCGAATGGTTCTACTGGAGATGGACTCGCTTCTGGAGAAGGATGCGTGGATATCAACGAATGTGCAACGGCACACAATGATTGTGACGAGAGGACTACTGTTTGTATAAATACTCCTGGTTCCTTCAGATGTGAATGCAAGCCAGGTTATCTGACGGCACCCGACGGAAGGACCTGCTTGGACATCGACGAATGCCAGAATCCTGCACTGAATGACTGCGACTCAAAGAAGATGACCTGTCACAACCTCGAGGGGACTTACAAGTGTGTATGCAAAGATCCACAGCAAATCGTGGATCCTCTAACCAAACGCTGCAGGGATTTGAATGAGTGCGAGGATATGGACAGCGTGATGAACCCGTGCGAACAGTTATGCTTTGACCGAGTGGGAGGTTTTGAGTGTGGATGTAGACAAGGTTATACTCTCGCTAGAGACGGCGTTTCCTGTGCGGATATCGACGAATGCGCTGACCCTACACTCAACGCCTGCGACCCTGAGGGCGTTGTCTCGCGTTGCCAGAATGAGGTGGGTGGGTACAGATGCCTGTGTAATATTGCTGTGGGCTTCACCGATGGTCCGGATGGAATATCTTGCGTCAACTTGGATGAGTGCGCCAGAGATCCGTATATCTGTGGTGGGGCGTTATCTTGTTGCAAAGATATGTTTCCTCCCCAGCGGTTTGCATGCACGGTTCCTCTAGACGACGCACTCGGGCATACCCCTCCTCTAGCAGGAGTAACGACCCAGAAGATCAACAACACGTTCGGAGGCTCTCCGCTGACGAGCTGGATTCCTGCCTTCCTCGGAGTAGAAAACAGCGCAATTCTGACAACACCCAGAGTGCTGGAGCGCACGCCGTCGATGACGTCTCTAGAGGAGAAGGGCTCACTGGACCGTTTTAGCGTTTCCACGTTGAGCAGCGACATTCACGGCTTCAACGACCAAGAGGTAACTCCCGGCGGTCCATTCAGTGGTCTGGATGAGGACAGTTTGGCACTTTTTGAGGATGAAGACGGCATGATGGTCGTTGGTGTCGTCGCGGGTAACAGGACGGACGACACCGTGCGTCTTCAACTCGAAAGAATAAGATCGTTCGGAAGCCCAGGCACGATTCAGGAACCTACAGAAgctgctcttcgccgtctgcaaATACTAACGGCGCTCAAACCAGGATCGCCACACCTCCCTG GTAGTCAACTAGGTCCGATTGGTGGATTGAGATTTGCACGCGGGGCGACGTGCCCAGCAGGCTTTCGCTTGGGGGGAGACTTGTATCGCGACAAAGTAAGAAACAAAGTGAAGAATACTTTCGAATATTTAATTACAAGCAACATCCAAACCAACAACGACGGAACCCGGCGAGTCGTTGCGCCACAAGAAGTGGCTGCAGGGGTTATGGGGAACACGCACATAATCTCAGACGAAGCAATGAAGTGGTACAACGAGCTGTCCAATAttcctgcctctctcggATCAGCTGTACAACTGGGGAATGCAGCCGCAGATCTagcgagagacgctgcgctTCAACAACTTGTCGGAGGTGCCGTCTAA